One Diospyros lotus cultivar Yz01 chromosome 1, ASM1463336v1, whole genome shotgun sequence genomic window carries:
- the LOC127787373 gene encoding uncharacterized protein LOC127787373 — MAYQSDHRSCSPVVVRCSLFWVVLLLVFFIVGRPILWFLRANSHSLASCQSCDCDCSSDEFSTPLGFLNSSYSDCGKDDPEVNEELEKDMIGLLSEELGLLKSVSRDHLARTKELIMDTKRSSWHYQKEAEKCNAGVESCEEAREKAEAAIMEERKLSALWEERARDRGWKDERRTFS; from the exons ATGGCGTATCAGTCGGATCATAGGTCTTGCAGTCCCGTGGTTGTGAGATGTTCGTTGTTTTGGGTGGTTCTGTTGTTGGTTTTCTTCATTGTGGGGCGGCCAATTCTATGGTTCTTGAGGGCGAATTCACATTCTCTTGCTTCGTGCCAGTCTTGCGATTGTGATTGTTCTTCAGACGAATTCTCCACGCCTCTAG GGTTTTTAAACAGTTCCTATTCAG ATTGCGGTAAAGATGATCCTGAAGTTAACGAAGAGTTGGAGAAGGACATGATAGGTCTACTGTCAGAGGAGCTGGGCCTGCTGAAGAGTGTCAGTCGCGACCACTTGGCGCGCACCAAGGAGTTGATAATGGACACAAAAAGAAGCTCTTGGCATTACCAGAAAGAGGCCGAAAAGTGCAATGCAGGGGTGGAAAGTTGCGAAGAAGCGAGGGAGAAGGCCGAAGCAGCCATCATGGAAGAGCGAAAGCTCTCCGCATTGTGGGAGGAAAGAGCCCGGGATCGTGGTTGGAAGGATGAAAGAAgaacattttcatga
- the LOC127787381 gene encoding glutathione synthetase, chloroplastic → MGAGHSSSSLSLSLSNSFSFCLANATTLSPRQSELGSTLNPTSKIVRTRYQKPTMSQSSSSAILPAKCGKVEEITTPEENPSKPMSDLHRIDPELLQRLEYDALVWSSLHGLVVGDKNVKRSGRVPGVGMVHAPFALLPMAFPEGHWKQACELAPIFNELVDRVSLDGDFLQLSLSRTKKVDPFTSRLLDIHSKMLEINKKEEIRLGLYRSDYMLDEKTKLLLQIELNTISSSFPGLGCLVSKLHRSLLNQYGKQLGLDSRRIPENSAVSQFADALAKAWTEFNNPRAVVMIVVQTEERNMYDQHWLSTVLGERHNVTTIRKTLAEIDKQGERLPDGTLLVGGQAIAVIYFRAGYAPTDYPSESEWRARLLMEHSSAIKCPSISHHLAGTKKIQQELAKPNVLERFLENKGDIAKLRKCFAGLWSLDNSNIVKDAIEKPDFFVMKPQREGGGNNIYGDDVRKSLLRLQEENTEEHAAYILMQRIFPIIAPTFLMRDGICYKDHAVSELGIYSAYLRNKDRVIVNEQCGYLMRTKVSSSNEGGVAAGFAVLDSVYLA, encoded by the exons ATGGGCGCTGgtcattcatcttcttctctctccctctctttgtCCAATAGCTTCTCCTTCTGCCTTGCCAACGCCACCACTCTTTCTCCTCGCCAATCAGAGTTGGGTTCCACCCTCAACCCCACCTCCAAAATCGTTCGTACCCGTTATCAAAAACCTACCATGTCACAGTCTTCTTCTTCAGCAATTCTGCCTGCGAAGTGTGGCAAAGTTGAAGAAATCACAACCCCAGAGGAAAACCCTTCAAAACCCATGTCTGATCTTCACAGAATCGACCCGGAATTGCTTCAGAGATTGGAGTATGATGCTCTGGTTTGGAGTTCGCTTCACGGGCTTGTTGTTGGAGACAAAAATGTAAAG AGATCAGGAAGAGTGCCTGGGGTGGGGATGGTTCATGCCCCATTTGCTCTGCTGCCCATGGCGTTCCCAGAAGGTCACTGGAAACAAGCATGTGAGTTGGCCCCTATTTTCAATGAACTTGTTGATCGAGTGAGTTTGGATGGTGATTTTTTgcagctctctctctccag AACAAAGAAAGTGGATCCTTTCACCTCCAGACTATTGGATATTCATTCCAAGATGCTAGAAATTAACAAGAAAGAG GAAATACGCTTGGGTTTATATCGCTCTGATTATATGCTTGATGAAAAAACTAAATTGCTACTTCAGATAGAGCTCAACACGATTTCATCTTCATTTCCTGGCCTTGGTTGTCTTGTCAGCAAGCTTCACAG GAGCTTACTGAATCAATACGGTAAACAACTTGGGTTAGATAGCAGAAGGATTCCTGAGAATTCAGCTGTGAGTCAGTTTGCAGATGCATTGGCTAAAGCATGGACTGAATTTAATAATCCAAG GGCTGTAGTTATGATTGTAGTCCAAACTGAAGAGCGCAATATGTACGACCAACATTGGCTTTCTACTGTACTTGGGGAAAG GCACAATGTTACAACCATCCGAAAAACTTTGGCAGAAATTGATAAGCAAGGGGAACGTCTACCAGATGGAACCCTTCTTGT TGGAGGTCAAGCAATTGCAGTCATCTATTTCAGAGCAGGGTATGCACCGACTGATTATCCATCAGAATCT GAATGGAGGGCTAGGCTACTCATGGAGCATTCTTCTGCTATCAAGTGCCCTTCAATTTCTCATCATTTAGCAGGCACCAAGAAGATACAGCAGGAGCTTGCAAAACCCAATGTTCTTGAGAG GTTTCTTGAGAACAAAGGTGATATTGCCAAACTGCGAAAATGCTTTGCGGGATTGTGGAGTCTGGATAACTCAAATATTGTGAAGGATGCAATTgaaaaacctgatttttttgtTATGAAACCACAAAGAGAAGGCGGAG GCAATAATATCTATGGAGATGATGTGAGGAAAAGTTTACTAAGATTGCAAGAGGAAAATACTGAAGAGCATGCTGCCTACATACTCATGCAAAGGATTTTCCCAATTATTGCACCCACATTCTTGATGCGGGATGGTATTTGTTATAAAGATCATGCGGTCTCAGAACTCGGGATTTATAGTGCTTATCTAAG AAACAAAGATAGAGTAATTGTGAATGAGCAATGCGGTTACTTAATGCGAACAAAGGTTTCTTCATCAAATGAGGGAGGCGTAGCTGCTGGATTTGCAGTTTTGGACAGCGTATATTTGGCTTGA
- the LOC127787314 gene encoding sodium/hydrogen exchanger 1-like, protein MAVSWARSFLLSLPVSSSLSSSVIAITVFMTLLCACIVIGHLVEENRWANESITALLLGLASGAVVLLVSKGRSSSILVFSEELFFIYLLPPIIFNAGFQVKKKHFFQNFSIILMFGICGTIISFCLISGGAFLLFKRIGITSLGTQDYLAIGAILSATDSVCTLQVLSQDDTPFLYSVVFGEGVVNDATSIVLFNAVQSLDLSDIDALTALKLLGTFLYLFLTSTVLGVAAGLLSAYGIKTLYFARHSTDREVAIMMLLAYLSYVLAELLSLSGILTVFFCGIVMSHYTWHNVTESSRVTTKHGFATISFIAETFIFLYVGMDALDIDKWKQSNASAGTVISVSSTFLALVLVGRAAFVYPLANLYSWIQRRESDKIAFKKQFIMWWAGLMRGAVTIALSYNQFSSSEGSSSHVHSLMIASTIIIVLFSTVVFGSVTKPLIAAVLLKHPQPAVSDSSLEDLRLLFLENGPPSGSGSGSNQPTRKTSLRLLISNPSSTVHYFWRKFDDRFMRPVFGGRGFVPFVPGSPSSVADGPT, encoded by the exons ATGGCCGTCTCTTGGGCTCGGTCATTTCTCCTGTCACTACCCGTTTCATCCTCGCTTAGCAGCTCCGTCATCGCAATCACTGTGTTCATGACGCTCCTCTGTGCTTGCATTGTGATCGGTCACCTCGTCGAGGAGAACCGCTGGGCTAATGAATCAATCACTGCGCTTCTTCTG GGTTTGGCTTCTGGGGCAGTGGTGTTGTTGGTCAGTAAAGGCCGCAGCTCCAGCATACTGGTCTTCAGCGAGGAACTCTTCTTCATTTACTTGCTGCCCCCAATCATTTTCAATGCTGG TTTCCAGGTCAAGAAAAAACACTTCTTCCAGAATTtctcaataatattaatgtttggAATATGTGGCACAATAATATCATTCTGTCTCATATCAGGAG GGGCATTTCTGTTATTCAAAAGGATTGGTATCACATCCTTGGGAACTCAAGATTACTTAG CTATTGGTGCCATACTGTCAGCTACAGATTCAGTTTGTACATTGCAG GTCCTCAGTCAAGACGACACACCCTTCCTGTACAGTGTAGTCTTTGGGGAAGGAGTAGTGAATGATGCTACCTCTATTGTGCTTTTCAATGCAGTCCAGTCACTTGACTTAAGCGACATTGATGCCTTGACAGCCTTAAAGTTGTTGGGAACTTTCCTGTATCTCTTCTTGACTAGTACTGTTCTTGGAGTAGCT GCAGGGCTTTTAAGTGCTTATGGCATAAAGACACTCTACTTTGCAAG ACATTCCACAGATCGTGAAGTTGCAATCATGATGCTTCTTGCCTATTTGTCCTACGTGTTGGCTGAG CTGCTATCTCTTAGTGGGATTTTGACAGTTTTCTTTTGTGGCATTGTCATGTCACACTACACATGGCATAATGTTACTGAAAGCTCACGGGTAACAACCAA GCATGGATTTGCAACAATCTCGTTCATTGCAGAAACATTTATATTCTTGTATGTGGGTATGGATGCATTAGACATTGACAAATGGAAGCAAAGCAATGCAAG TGCAGGAACTGTAATTTCCGTTAGCTCTACTTTCCTTGCACTAGTCCTGGTTGGGAGGGCAGCATTTGTTTACCCGCTTGCTAATCTTTACAGTTGGATTCAAAGGAGAGAGAGTGATAAAATTGCTTTTAAGAAACAG ttTATCATGTGGTGGGCAGGACTAATGAGAGGCGCAGTTACTATAGCATTATCTTACAATcag TTCTCATCGTCCGAAGGGTCATCCTCCCACGTGCATTCACTCATGATCGCAAGTACCATTATCATTGTTCTTTTTAGCACAGTG GTTTTTGGTTCAGTAACAAAGCCTCTAATTGCAGCAGTGCTGTTAAAGCATCCACAGCCAGCGGTTTCAGATTCTAGCCTAGAAGATTTGAGGCTTTTGTTCCTAGAAAATGGACCGCCAAGTGGTAGTGGTAGTGGTAGCAATCAACCAACTCGTAAGACTAGTCTGAGGCTGCTAATATCGAACCCCAGTTCTACAGTTCACTACTTCTGGAGGAAATTTGATGACCGATTTATGAGACCAGTTTTCGGTGGAAGGGGCTTCGTTCCATTTGTTCCCGGTTCTCCAAGTAGTGTAGCAGATGGACCTACTTGA